One segment of Prionailurus bengalensis isolate Pbe53 chromosome X, Fcat_Pben_1.1_paternal_pri, whole genome shotgun sequence DNA contains the following:
- the NDUFB11 gene encoding NADH dehydrogenase [ubiquinone] 1 beta subcomplex subunit 11, mitochondrial encodes MAAGLLGLCARRLSAVAATRGLPAARVRWESSSSRAVIAPSAVAGKRAPAPTVRWQEDPEPEDENLYEKNPDSHGYDRDPVTDVWNMRVVFFFGFSVVLVLGSTFIAYLPDYRMQEWARREAERLIKYREANGLPIMESNCFDPSKIQLPEDED; translated from the exons ATGGCGGCCGGGCTGTTAGGTTTGTGCGCTCGCCGCCTTTCGGCAGTAGCGGCGACGCGAGGGCTCCCGGCCGCCCGTGTTCGCTGGGAATCCAGCTCGTCCAGGGCTGTGATCGCCCCGTCGGCTGTGGCAGGAAAGCGGGCGCCGGCACCGACTGTACGCTGGCAGGAGGACCCAGAGCCGGAGGACGAAAACCTCTATGagaag AACCCAGACTCCCACGGTTATGACAGAGACCCTGTTACAGACGTCTGGAACATGCGGGTCgtctttttctttggcttctccGTTGTCTTGGTCCTCGGCAGCACCTTTATAGCTTATCTGCCTGATTACAG AATGCAGGAGTGGGCCCGCCGGGAAGCTGAGAGGCTTATTAAGTACCGAGAGGCCAATGGCCTCCCCATCATGGAATCCAACTGCTTTGACCCCAGCAAGATCCAGCTTCCGGAGGATGAGGACTGA